In one Dermatophilaceae bacterium Sec6.4 genomic region, the following are encoded:
- a CDS encoding pyridoxamine 5'-phosphate oxidase family protein — protein sequence MDVRPARMPEKMSTDRARLEELLASCVLGHVAFVHDGRPAVLPTAVARFDGGIVVHGSTGSRWMGAIASGVAVAVSVTALDGVVVARSAFESSMLYRSAVIFGQFSPLSGSAHREALEAITERLIPGRTGEVRGSTRKELAATQVLYLPLQKWTLRISDGWPEDDADDIATDTWAGVIRYADRIGVVEPAPDLLPGRVVPRAVRAAAMRGHSG from the coding sequence ATGGATGTCAGGCCAGCGCGGATGCCGGAGAAGATGTCGACCGACCGGGCGCGGCTGGAGGAGCTTCTTGCTTCGTGTGTGCTCGGCCATGTCGCCTTCGTGCACGACGGTCGACCGGCAGTGTTACCTACGGCGGTGGCCCGGTTCGACGGCGGCATCGTGGTGCACGGGTCCACCGGGTCACGATGGATGGGCGCTATTGCCTCAGGCGTCGCGGTGGCGGTGTCGGTGACCGCGTTGGACGGGGTCGTTGTCGCGCGCTCGGCGTTCGAATCCTCGATGCTGTACCGGAGTGCCGTCATCTTCGGGCAGTTCTCACCGTTGAGCGGGTCTGCGCACCGGGAGGCCCTGGAGGCGATCACCGAGCGGTTGATCCCCGGTCGGACCGGCGAGGTGCGCGGCTCGACCCGAAAAGAACTCGCTGCGACACAAGTGCTCTACCTACCGCTGCAGAAGTGGACGTTGCGGATCTCCGACGGATGGCCGGAGGACGACGCGGACGATATCGCCACGGACACGTGGGCGGGCGTGATCCGATACGCCGATCGGATCGGAGTCGTCGAGCCGGCGCCCGATCTGCTGCCGGGCCGTGTCGTGCCGCGGGCGGTACGGGCAGCCGCGATGCGGGGGCACTCGGGATGA
- a CDS encoding metalloregulator ArsR/SmtB family transcription factor produces the protein MSMLDHEHPIDPVRVAHARSRLPSAEDAGRLTSLLSLMADPVRLRLIYALDVTEELCVGDLALALEVSEDSVSYALRLLRTAGLLVTRKQGRVVYNRLADDFPAPLRDHCLRQLVALTRTDSHINDTDINDTDNSQGSA, from the coding sequence ATGAGCATGTTGGACCACGAGCACCCGATCGACCCGGTGCGGGTCGCGCATGCCCGCTCCCGGCTTCCGTCGGCCGAAGACGCCGGGCGGTTGACGAGTCTGTTGTCGCTGATGGCCGACCCGGTTCGGCTGCGGCTGATCTACGCCCTGGACGTCACCGAGGAACTATGTGTCGGGGACCTGGCCCTGGCGTTGGAGGTCAGCGAGGACTCGGTCTCCTACGCGCTACGCCTGTTACGTACTGCGGGGCTCCTGGTCACCCGCAAACAGGGCCGGGTCGTCTACAACCGACTCGCCGACGACTTCCCCGCACCGCTACGCGACCACTGCCTGCGCCAATTGGTCGCCCTGACCCGCACCGACAGCCACATCAACGACACCGACATCAACGACACCGACAACAGCCAGGGCAGTGCCTGA
- a CDS encoding transglycosylase domain-containing protein, with product MRATRRLGSVLTLLVAMLATAMVMGLLAAGLLIPAVGGVGIASNKSIELFNGLPGSFAMNPLAQQSRILAADGSTIATPFNENRIVVPLSKVAPIMRKAQVAIEDERFYQHGGIDPKGLLRAVASNAQGGGTQGASTLTQQYVKVALQNQAIAAGNPKGAKNAVAREGLQGYVRKLQELKYATSLEQKYSKDQILDGYLNIVYFGDQQYGIEAASQHYFSVHAAQLTLPQAALLAGVVNQPTTFDPVTNPKNSEARRNIVLQKMYQQKIITFKQYSDASVIPVPSMLKLKNISGNCSSSKYPYFCSYVQNWLYQQPALGKTRTERQAALKSGGLTIKTTFQPKMAAIIDKQLRAKVPEKNATDVNTAAAVIQPGTGNILAIGQNTSFSNSPGKGKTSLDLSNAKFNFGSSAKFFAIVTALEQGASPDNTIDVLPQNVTQKDGNPGRNFPFKSFRGPCFNGGGSWAVGNDFGVPPGPMTYSRATAWSVNTAFAQLAQTVGICNIADTMVTLGLDRQSLALNPSGIILGTSLASPIEMANAYATAAAGGKYCTPRPVTSILDGNGKSMKLAIPPCKQVMTPQVAAQTSKIFQAVLNPDDPKATAHQDALANGRPAAGKTGTVNEAKNIWFVGYTPQLSTAVWVGHGGKSQTPLKNITLAGKYYGDYIFASDLPAPLWKNIMDLSLKGQPNKNFPAVPGFKDNPTGTPSNSSSGATAPSNPPPTTQ from the coding sequence ATGCGTGCCACCCGCCGGCTCGGTTCCGTGCTGACACTCCTCGTCGCAATGCTCGCGACGGCCATGGTGATGGGCCTGCTTGCTGCGGGTCTGCTGATCCCCGCCGTCGGAGGCGTCGGGATCGCCAGCAACAAGAGCATCGAACTCTTCAACGGGCTGCCGGGGAGCTTCGCGATGAACCCGCTGGCGCAGCAGTCGCGCATCCTCGCCGCTGACGGCTCGACCATCGCCACACCGTTCAACGAGAACCGCATCGTGGTGCCACTCAGCAAGGTAGCGCCGATCATGCGTAAGGCGCAGGTTGCCATCGAAGATGAGCGTTTCTATCAGCACGGTGGCATCGACCCCAAGGGCCTGCTGCGCGCGGTGGCATCGAACGCCCAGGGCGGCGGCACCCAGGGCGCCTCGACCCTCACCCAGCAGTACGTCAAGGTCGCCCTGCAGAATCAGGCGATAGCCGCTGGTAACCCGAAGGGCGCCAAGAATGCCGTTGCCCGTGAAGGTCTGCAGGGGTATGTGCGCAAGCTGCAGGAGCTGAAGTACGCGACGTCGCTGGAACAGAAGTATTCCAAGGACCAGATCCTCGACGGTTACCTCAACATCGTCTATTTCGGCGATCAGCAGTACGGCATCGAGGCCGCATCGCAGCACTACTTCAGCGTGCACGCCGCCCAGCTGACCCTGCCGCAGGCCGCACTGCTCGCCGGTGTCGTCAACCAACCGACGACCTTCGACCCGGTCACCAATCCCAAGAACTCCGAGGCCCGGCGCAACATCGTGCTGCAGAAGATGTACCAGCAGAAGATCATCACCTTCAAGCAGTACTCGGACGCCTCCGTCATCCCCGTGCCCAGCATGTTAAAACTGAAGAACATCAGCGGTAACTGTTCGTCCTCGAAGTACCCCTACTTCTGCAGCTACGTCCAGAACTGGCTGTATCAGCAACCTGCGCTCGGCAAGACCCGCACCGAGCGCCAGGCGGCGCTCAAGAGTGGCGGTCTGACGATCAAGACGACCTTCCAGCCCAAGATGGCTGCCATCATCGACAAGCAGCTGCGCGCCAAGGTCCCCGAGAAGAACGCGACCGATGTCAACACTGCCGCGGCCGTCATCCAGCCGGGGACGGGGAATATCCTTGCGATCGGTCAGAACACATCGTTCAGTAATTCGCCAGGTAAAGGCAAGACCTCTCTGGACCTGAGCAATGCGAAGTTCAACTTCGGGTCATCGGCAAAGTTCTTCGCGATCGTCACCGCGCTGGAGCAGGGAGCATCGCCCGACAACACCATTGACGTCCTGCCGCAGAACGTTACGCAGAAGGATGGCAACCCAGGTCGTAATTTCCCCTTCAAATCTTTTCGGGGCCCCTGCTTCAACGGCGGCGGGTCGTGGGCTGTCGGTAACGACTTCGGAGTCCCGCCGGGGCCGATGACCTACTCCCGCGCGACGGCATGGTCGGTGAACACCGCGTTCGCCCAACTCGCGCAAACGGTTGGTATCTGCAATATCGCGGACACCATGGTCACGCTCGGACTCGACCGTCAGTCGCTGGCGCTGAACCCATCGGGGATCATCCTCGGAACCAGCCTCGCGTCACCGATCGAGATGGCAAACGCCTACGCGACGGCGGCCGCCGGTGGGAAGTACTGCACACCCCGCCCCGTGACCTCGATCCTCGACGGCAACGGTAAGTCGATGAAGCTCGCCATCCCGCCCTGCAAGCAGGTGATGACCCCGCAGGTTGCCGCGCAAACGAGCAAGATCTTCCAGGCCGTTCTGAACCCCGATGACCCCAAGGCAACCGCCCACCAGGACGCACTTGCCAATGGCCGCCCGGCGGCGGGTAAGACGGGCACTGTGAACGAGGCGAAGAACATCTGGTTCGTCGGTTACACCCCACAACTGTCCACCGCGGTCTGGGTGGGCCACGGCGGCAAGAGTCAGACTCCGTTGAAGAACATCACCCTGGCGGGGAAGTACTACGGCGACTACATCTTCGCCAGTGACCTGCCCGCACCGCTGTGGAAGAACATCATGGACCTTTCGCTGAAGGGGCAGCCGAACAAGAACTTCCCCGCCGTGCCCGGCTTTAAGGACAACCCGACGGGTACGCCATCCAATTCGTCCTCCGGTGCCACTGCTCCGTCGAACCCTCCCCCGACGACGCAGTAG
- a CDS encoding permease has translation MNILSGIGDGLNEAFFMFWATLWALVLGFTLSGAVQAFVSRTQMQQTLGDHAPRTLAKSSFFGMISSSCSYASSALAKSLFARGADFTAALVFMVASTNLVLELGIVLWLLIGWQFALAEFVGGAIMIVLLGLVVPRVLPASWTDAARDRLNEGNDGDGSGNAPGEHDASQDEPLTQRIRSRKGWGDASGYTISDLTMLRKELFIGFVVAGFLAALVPTSFWQSIFWTGHGFASSLENVIIGPLLAILSFVCSVGNVPLAAALWQGGISFGGVVSFIFADLITLPLLAIYRKYYGTAMMLRMLGVMWATMSIGGLAVEYLFKALQISAPGRPSLVVQTGFSWNYTTVLNIIALVGFAIIYWLYKHRDAAGGRFAQDPTCGMQVEIAQAPAHRTTHSEDGTGETVYFCSDGCAARYDQQQTRPQSTVNRTSNDANAHQHGGTS, from the coding sequence ATGAACATTTTGAGCGGTATCGGAGACGGCCTGAACGAGGCGTTCTTCATGTTCTGGGCGACCCTGTGGGCGTTGGTGCTCGGATTCACCCTGTCCGGGGCGGTACAGGCGTTCGTCTCTCGAACCCAGATGCAGCAAACCCTGGGCGATCACGCCCCCAGGACGTTGGCGAAGTCCTCGTTCTTCGGGATGATCTCTTCCTCCTGCTCCTACGCTTCATCGGCGCTGGCCAAGAGTTTGTTCGCCCGTGGCGCGGATTTCACTGCGGCGCTGGTGTTCATGGTCGCCTCGACCAACCTGGTGTTGGAGTTGGGAATCGTGCTGTGGTTGTTGATCGGCTGGCAGTTCGCGCTGGCCGAATTCGTGGGTGGAGCGATCATGATCGTGCTGCTGGGTCTGGTCGTTCCCCGGGTGCTGCCGGCGAGTTGGACCGACGCGGCCCGTGACCGCCTGAACGAAGGTAACGACGGCGACGGATCCGGCAACGCCCCAGGTGAGCACGACGCATCGCAGGATGAGCCGCTGACCCAGCGGATCCGCAGCCGTAAGGGGTGGGGCGACGCGTCGGGATACACGATCAGCGACCTCACGATGTTGCGTAAGGAACTGTTCATCGGGTTCGTAGTGGCCGGGTTTCTCGCGGCGCTGGTTCCGACGTCCTTCTGGCAGTCGATCTTCTGGACCGGGCACGGGTTCGCCTCCAGCCTGGAGAACGTGATCATCGGACCGCTGCTGGCGATCCTCAGCTTCGTCTGCTCCGTCGGCAACGTGCCCCTGGCCGCGGCACTGTGGCAGGGCGGCATCAGTTTCGGTGGGGTGGTGTCGTTCATCTTCGCGGACCTGATCACGTTGCCGTTGCTGGCGATCTACCGCAAGTACTACGGCACCGCGATGATGCTGCGGATGCTGGGCGTGATGTGGGCGACCATGAGCATCGGTGGTCTTGCGGTGGAGTACCTCTTCAAAGCACTTCAGATCTCTGCTCCTGGGCGCCCGTCGCTGGTGGTGCAGACCGGGTTCTCGTGGAACTACACCACCGTGCTGAACATCATCGCCCTGGTCGGGTTCGCGATCATCTACTGGCTGTACAAGCACCGCGACGCCGCAGGTGGACGCTTCGCGCAGGACCCGACGTGTGGGATGCAGGTAGAGATCGCCCAGGCCCCCGCTCACCGCACCACCCACAGCGAGGACGGGACGGGTGAAACGGTGTATTTCTGCTCAGACGGCTGCGCGGCCCGGTATGACCAACAGCAGACGCGCCCGCAGTCCACCGTCAACCGCACAAGCAACGACGCGAACGCGCATCAGCACGGAGGAACCTCATGA
- a CDS encoding metallophosphoesterase produces MHTLAKAVGTMGAASIGALGWASLVERNWYAVRRYSLPVLPRGCAPLRVLHVSDLHLVPRQSRRIAWVRGLAALEPDLVINTGDNCSDINAVPAVLQALEPLMDCPGAFVLGSNDYFAPTFKNPLRYFNLSHQRGVNAGGAQLPWPELVAGFTGAGWLNLTNARATLSVRGVDLEFVGVDDPHLNYDRYSRVAGPADPAADLTLGVLHAPYTRVLDAMADDGARVLLAGHTHGGQLCVPGYGALVTNCDLDRLRAKGVSRWWPGAAGTPSSRAPRDAAWLEVSAGLGHNKYTPVRFACRPEATLLTLRPTS; encoded by the coding sequence ATGCACACTCTGGCCAAGGCCGTCGGCACTATGGGTGCCGCCTCGATCGGCGCCCTGGGGTGGGCGTCCCTGGTCGAGCGCAACTGGTACGCCGTCCGGCGTTACTCGCTGCCCGTCCTGCCCCGCGGCTGCGCACCGCTACGGGTATTGCATGTCTCAGATCTGCACCTCGTGCCGCGTCAGTCGCGTCGGATCGCGTGGGTGCGCGGGTTGGCCGCGCTGGAGCCCGACCTGGTGATCAACACCGGCGACAACTGCTCTGACATCAACGCGGTGCCTGCCGTACTGCAGGCCCTGGAGCCGCTGATGGACTGCCCCGGAGCGTTCGTACTCGGCTCGAACGACTACTTCGCCCCGACGTTCAAGAATCCGTTGCGCTACTTCAACCTGTCGCACCAGCGCGGCGTCAATGCCGGAGGCGCGCAACTGCCGTGGCCGGAGCTGGTCGCGGGCTTCACCGGCGCAGGCTGGTTGAACCTCACGAATGCCCGCGCGACGTTGAGCGTGCGCGGTGTCGACCTGGAGTTCGTGGGCGTCGATGACCCACACCTCAACTACGACCGCTATTCACGCGTCGCCGGTCCGGCCGATCCTGCCGCCGACCTCACGTTGGGTGTGCTGCACGCGCCGTATACGAGGGTGCTCGATGCGATGGCCGACGACGGGGCCCGCGTCCTGCTGGCCGGGCACACCCACGGCGGACAGCTGTGCGTGCCCGGTTACGGCGCGCTGGTGACCAACTGTGACCTGGACCGCCTGCGGGCAAAGGGCGTGTCACGGTGGTGGCCGGGCGCCGCGGGCACCCCTTCCTCGCGCGCTCCGCGCGACGCTGCGTGGCTGGAGGTGTCGGCGGGGCTGGGGCACAACAAGTACACACCGGTGCGTTTCGCCTGTCGTCCGGAAGCCACGCTGCTCACCCTGAGGCCCACTTCGTGA
- the cobA gene encoding uroporphyrinogen-III C-methyltransferase translates to MRIEIPGDGALVLVREAGPRVAEILHRLTDGGARVHVEGSATDPVLADLASRNLVQVVGEPDLSAYDVVLRDPLARPAESAVRPAPSSGSGQVVLVGGGPGDPGLLTLAGMAALREADVVVCDRLAPLGVLEELEPRPLVIHVGKIPKGQFTPQEQINAILVEQALAGRSVVRLKGGDSFVFGRGGEEWNACVQAGVPVRVIPGVTSSIAAPELAGVPVTHRNLTQGFVVVSGHVAPDDARNDVDWSAIAQTKLTIVVLMGVRTLGAIATYLIEHGLDAQTPAASIADAGMPSQRSVTGALGEIAELTRSGGIRPPAVTVIGPTVNVLLQPGSG, encoded by the coding sequence ATGAGGATCGAGATACCCGGCGACGGCGCACTGGTGCTGGTGAGGGAGGCGGGACCGCGCGTCGCGGAGATTCTGCACAGGCTCACCGACGGCGGCGCTCGCGTGCACGTCGAAGGATCCGCGACCGACCCGGTGCTTGCCGATCTGGCGTCCCGCAACCTGGTGCAGGTGGTGGGTGAGCCCGACCTTTCGGCGTACGACGTGGTCCTACGCGATCCGCTGGCTCGGCCGGCTGAGTCCGCAGTGCGCCCGGCGCCTTCGTCGGGCTCGGGGCAGGTGGTGCTCGTCGGGGGAGGGCCGGGTGACCCTGGGTTGCTGACGCTGGCCGGGATGGCGGCTTTACGGGAGGCGGACGTCGTCGTGTGTGACCGGCTGGCACCGCTGGGTGTACTGGAGGAGTTGGAACCCCGGCCACTCGTCATCCACGTCGGCAAAATTCCGAAGGGGCAGTTCACCCCACAGGAACAGATCAACGCCATCCTCGTCGAGCAGGCGCTGGCGGGACGGTCGGTGGTGCGGCTCAAGGGCGGCGACAGCTTTGTATTCGGCCGCGGCGGGGAGGAATGGAATGCATGCGTGCAGGCTGGGGTGCCCGTGCGGGTCATCCCTGGTGTGACGTCGTCGATCGCTGCTCCGGAGCTTGCGGGAGTGCCGGTCACCCACCGCAACCTGACGCAGGGTTTCGTGGTGGTGTCCGGCCACGTGGCACCTGACGACGCGCGGAACGACGTCGACTGGTCAGCCATTGCGCAGACAAAACTGACGATTGTGGTGCTGATGGGGGTGCGTACCCTCGGCGCGATCGCGACGTACCTGATCGAGCACGGTCTCGATGCGCAAACGCCCGCGGCATCGATCGCTGATGCCGGGATGCCGAGTCAGCGCAGCGTGACGGGGGCGTTGGGTGAGATCGCCGAACTGACCAGATCCGGCGGCATACGACCGCCGGCGGTTACCGTGATCGGCCCCACCGTCAACGTTCTGCTGCAGCCGGGATCCGGCTGA
- a CDS encoding response regulator transcription factor, which produces MNAAPTRVLVVDDEPALAGMVATYLGRAGHDVQIAHDGLAAVDQARQWTPDVIVLDLGLPGLDGVEVCRQVRTFSDCFVLMVTARDDEVDVLIGLSVGADDYLTKPFRVRELVARVAVLLRRARVGTAQDPGAAPVRLGSLILDPSTREVRIGKDDVNLTRTEFDLLAALASRPRVVLSRRQLIDQVWGPGWVGDEHLVDTHIGHLRRKLGDAAPGPSFIATVRGVGYRAIAPA; this is translated from the coding sequence GTGAACGCGGCCCCGACCCGGGTGCTGGTCGTAGATGACGAACCAGCCCTGGCAGGGATGGTCGCCACCTACCTGGGCCGCGCCGGCCACGATGTCCAGATCGCCCACGACGGCCTGGCAGCGGTGGACCAGGCCCGTCAGTGGACCCCCGACGTAATCGTGCTGGACCTGGGGTTACCCGGCCTGGACGGGGTCGAGGTCTGCCGTCAGGTGCGCACCTTCTCGGACTGTTTCGTGCTGATGGTCACCGCCCGCGACGACGAGGTCGACGTGTTGATCGGCCTGTCGGTCGGTGCGGACGACTACCTGACCAAACCATTCCGGGTGCGTGAACTCGTCGCCCGCGTGGCTGTACTGCTACGTCGCGCCCGGGTCGGCACTGCACAGGACCCAGGCGCGGCCCCGGTACGGTTGGGCTCACTGATCCTGGACCCATCAACCCGGGAAGTGCGGATCGGCAAGGATGACGTGAACCTGACGCGCACCGAATTCGACCTGCTGGCAGCCCTGGCATCCCGGCCGCGGGTGGTCTTGTCGCGCCGGCAACTCATCGACCAGGTGTGGGGACCCGGATGGGTCGGGGATGAGCACCTGGTCGACACCCACATCGGCCACCTGCGCCGCAAACTCGGCGACGCAGCGCCCGGGCCGTCGTTCATCGCCACAGTCCGCGGCGTCGGCTACCGCGCGATCGCGCCAGCATGA
- a CDS encoding DUF305 domain-containing protein: MPTRRTLITTLASATVALTLAACGGASSNATSSATSSAPVTSTPASKTPAGRTGDISFAQQMIPHHRQAVLMADMALRNKTASAKVRSLATEIKKAQGPEITTMTGWLTRWNAPTTSAMSGMSGMDGMHDMEGMMSKEDMTSLGAATGATFNRQWLTMMLAHHRGAITMSNNVLKTTSTPSVQQLARSIISGQTTEITTMRTLLASTA, from the coding sequence GTGCCCACCCGCCGCACCCTCATCACCACCCTCGCCTCCGCGACTGTCGCCCTGACCCTGGCCGCGTGTGGCGGCGCGAGCAGCAACGCCACCAGCAGCGCCACCAGCAGTGCACCGGTGACGAGTACCCCGGCCAGCAAGACGCCTGCGGGGCGAACCGGTGACATCTCCTTCGCCCAGCAGATGATCCCCCACCACCGCCAGGCCGTGCTGATGGCCGACATGGCCCTGCGCAACAAGACCGCGTCGGCGAAGGTCCGCTCGCTGGCGACCGAGATCAAGAAGGCTCAGGGGCCAGAGATCACCACGATGACCGGATGGCTCACCCGCTGGAACGCGCCCACCACCTCGGCAATGAGCGGGATGAGCGGGATGGATGGCATGCACGACATGGAGGGGATGATGAGCAAGGAGGACATGACCAGCCTCGGCGCCGCAACCGGAGCTACCTTCAACCGCCAGTGGCTGACCATGATGCTCGCCCATCACCGCGGGGCGATCACCATGTCGAACAACGTGCTCAAGACCACCAGCACCCCGAGCGTCCAGCAGCTCGCGCGGTCCATCATCAGCGGCCAGACCACCGAGATCACGACCATGCGCACACTGCTCGCCAGCACTGCCTGA
- a CDS encoding DUF3105 domain-containing protein: protein MPDSSQSDRAAKLAALKKQQRPRPGWLIPLVLAVVLVVVIAGVGVFVATRGGGGGTSAGGLKAGKQVLPSAVTGPKTTQPAPTRVKDTSGISGVLAWDTSGYPGTGTANAGTLGHDHVSGAVTYAVTPPVGGPHDATWMNAGVYTKPVPNERAVHTLEHGAIWITYDPKLPTAQVDQLVAFVTRQSLIPEASLGQQDPRLVGAKNRYMDLSPWASNSLPSPIVLSSWGHQLQVTSPTDPRMQKFVDTFRNSSTYTPEYGSPVDGVPTGTGGIAATDGGTVANPSGTAAN from the coding sequence ATGCCTGATTCGTCGCAGTCCGATCGCGCTGCAAAACTCGCGGCACTCAAGAAGCAGCAGAGGCCCCGCCCAGGGTGGCTGATTCCGCTCGTGCTGGCGGTGGTCCTGGTCGTGGTGATCGCTGGAGTGGGGGTGTTCGTCGCCACTCGAGGTGGTGGTGGCGGCACATCGGCTGGCGGTCTGAAAGCCGGCAAACAGGTGCTGCCTTCGGCCGTGACCGGACCTAAAACCACCCAGCCGGCACCGACCAGGGTCAAGGACACCTCGGGTATCTCCGGGGTCCTGGCATGGGACACCAGCGGATACCCCGGCACTGGAACCGCGAACGCGGGCACGCTCGGGCACGACCACGTGAGCGGTGCGGTGACCTACGCCGTGACGCCACCGGTCGGTGGCCCGCACGACGCGACGTGGATGAACGCGGGCGTCTACACCAAACCGGTGCCGAACGAGCGTGCTGTGCACACCCTGGAGCACGGTGCGATCTGGATCACCTATGACCCGAAGCTGCCCACCGCCCAGGTGGATCAGCTGGTGGCATTCGTGACCAGACAGTCGCTGATCCCCGAGGCGTCTCTGGGGCAACAGGATCCGAGGCTTGTCGGCGCGAAGAACCGATATATGGACCTCAGTCCCTGGGCATCCAACTCGCTACCGAGTCCGATCGTGTTGTCGTCGTGGGGGCACCAACTGCAGGTCACCAGCCCTACCGATCCGCGGATGCAGAAGTTCGTCGATACGTTCCGCAACAGCTCCACCTACACCCCTGAATACGGCTCGCCGGTCGACGGGGTCCCCACCGGGACCGGTGGAATTGCCGCCACCGACGGCGGTACTGTCGCCAACCCCAGTGGCACCGCGGCCAACTGA
- a CDS encoding GatB/YqeY domain-containing protein yields MTTNDVKLKDTLQSDLTAAMRAKDKTSIQTLRMALAAVRTAEVSGTTKHELTEDEVMGCIAKEAKKRREAATAYDDAARPELADAERAELVVLERYLPAPLSDADLDAMIAAAIESTGASGMAGMGQVMKVLQPQIAGRADGSKVAASVRSALNQG; encoded by the coding sequence ATGACGACGAACGACGTGAAGCTCAAAGACACGCTGCAGAGCGACCTCACCGCCGCGATGCGAGCGAAGGACAAGACCAGCATTCAGACGCTCCGGATGGCGCTCGCTGCCGTGCGGACCGCTGAGGTCAGTGGCACCACCAAACACGAGTTGACCGAGGACGAGGTGATGGGCTGCATCGCCAAGGAAGCCAAGAAGCGCCGCGAGGCTGCCACCGCATACGACGACGCCGCACGCCCCGAGCTGGCCGACGCTGAGCGCGCCGAACTCGTCGTGCTGGAGCGTTACCTGCCCGCGCCGCTGAGCGACGCAGACCTCGACGCGATGATCGCCGCAGCCATCGAGTCCACCGGCGCGTCCGGGATGGCGGGCATGGGCCAGGTCATGAAGGTGCTGCAGCCGCAGATCGCCGGTCGCGCCGACGGCAGCAAGGTCGCAGCATCGGTGAGGTCCGCTCTCAACCAGGGCTGA
- a CDS encoding HAMP domain-containing sensor histidine kinase codes for MSHTARRRPRLVTQLLAAQVGVLVVAAVVATLVAVTVGPSLFHEHLQRAGMSGTGDMSVHVEEAFTSTGLITLVAALGAALAVATGATVLLARQVTQPLGALHEAARQVAGGGYNDATMLQTSGPAEFADVTTAFVQMATRLQSVEQVRQRMLSDLAHEMRTPLATLTVYLDAVDDRVAALDEGTTSVLRDQVIRLERLVRDINTVSRAEEDPLHVTTLDIAELTRTLVESFDKPGTDHRIRVTTPGPSVRIAGDRDRLTQVLTNLVDNALRHAGPTGQVEVTVRHCEGQAVITVADDGDGIPAGALPHIFERFYRTDTARDRAHGGAGIGLAICSALVRAHHGTITARSPGPAEGATFTVTLPAQISMKTPSNRESNPGTGDAQWTPRPPHVTPT; via the coding sequence ATGAGCCACACCGCACGTCGTCGCCCACGGTTGGTGACCCAGCTACTGGCAGCCCAGGTGGGTGTTCTGGTCGTAGCAGCTGTTGTCGCGACCCTCGTGGCCGTCACCGTGGGTCCGAGCCTGTTCCATGAGCACCTGCAACGAGCGGGGATGTCCGGCACGGGTGACATGTCGGTGCACGTGGAGGAGGCATTCACCTCCACCGGTCTGATCACCCTGGTGGCCGCTCTGGGTGCGGCCCTCGCGGTCGCGACGGGTGCCACCGTCCTGCTCGCCCGGCAGGTGACCCAGCCGCTGGGTGCACTGCACGAGGCAGCCCGACAAGTCGCCGGCGGCGGGTACAACGACGCGACCATGCTGCAGACGAGCGGCCCGGCTGAGTTCGCGGACGTAACCACAGCGTTCGTGCAGATGGCCACCCGGTTGCAATCGGTCGAACAGGTACGGCAACGGATGCTGTCGGACCTGGCGCACGAGATGCGCACCCCGCTGGCCACCCTCACCGTCTACCTGGATGCTGTCGATGATCGCGTCGCGGCGCTGGACGAAGGCACCACCAGTGTGTTGCGCGACCAGGTGATCCGGCTCGAGCGACTCGTCCGCGACATCAATACGGTCTCCAGGGCTGAAGAAGACCCACTGCACGTGACCACCCTCGACATCGCCGAACTGACCCGTACGCTCGTCGAATCGTTTGACAAGCCCGGGACGGACCATCGAATACGGGTAACCACCCCAGGGCCCAGCGTGCGCATCGCTGGCGACCGTGACCGACTCACCCAGGTGCTCACCAATCTGGTCGACAATGCGCTACGGCATGCCGGACCCACCGGGCAGGTCGAGGTCACCGTGCGGCACTGCGAAGGACAGGCGGTGATCACCGTGGCCGACGACGGGGACGGAATACCCGCCGGCGCGCTCCCGCACATCTTCGAACGGTTCTACCGCACCGACACTGCGCGCGATCGGGCGCACGGTGGCGCGGGGATCGGCCTGGCCATCTGCTCTGCGCTGGTGCGGGCCCACCACGGCACCATCACCGCGCGCAGCCCCGGCCCCGCAGAGGGAGCCACGTTCACCGTCACCCTGCCAGCTCAGATCTCCATGAAAACTCCATCCAATCGTGAGTCAAACCCAGGGACAGGCGACGCACAGTGGACACCACGTCCACCCCACGTGACCCCCACCTGA